A single region of the Acidobacteriaceae bacterium genome encodes:
- a CDS encoding DUF5985 family protein, with the protein MEAAVYLLGTFVALACGVLLARGFRQSGQRLLLWSSICFLGLALSNGLTFVDLSVLGKDIDLHLLRRAVTAVSLLVLLYGLVWDSE; encoded by the coding sequence ATGGAAGCGGCCGTGTACCTGCTGGGGACGTTTGTGGCGCTGGCGTGCGGTGTGCTGCTGGCGCGCGGCTTTCGGCAGTCGGGGCAGCGCCTGCTGCTGTGGAGCTCGATCTGCTTTCTGGGGTTGGCGCTGTCGAATGGGCTAACGTTCGTGGATCTGAGTGTGCTGGGGAAGGACATTGACCTTCATCTGCTGCGGCGGGCAGTGACGGCGGTCTCGCTTCTCGTGCTTCTTTACGGCCTGGTGTGGGATTCGGAGTAG
- a CDS encoding DUF5985 family protein: MLIDGFSLGFLATASLVVAMFFLRFWRKTGDFLFMAFAIAFAAEAVTRTIMAWKDIPDTGYSWVYVERLLEYLFILVAILAKNRRAS, translated from the coding sequence ATGCTGATTGATGGATTCTCACTGGGCTTTCTGGCAACGGCGTCGCTGGTGGTGGCGATGTTCTTCCTGCGCTTCTGGAGGAAGACGGGCGACTTTCTGTTCATGGCGTTTGCGATTGCGTTCGCGGCGGAGGCGGTGACGCGGACGATCATGGCGTGGAAAGATATTCCGGACACCGGCTACTCGTGGGTGTATGTGGAGCGGCTGCTGGAGTACCTGTTCATCCTGGTGGCGATTCTGGCGAAGAACCGCCGGGCGTCGTAG
- a CDS encoding XRE family transcriptional regulator, with the protein MKTHKWEDIAEKSFTPEERDRIREQAVAEVERMGYGKLRKAQNLTQVEIAERLGISQPSVAALEQRSDMMLSTLAKYIEALGGRLEISAVFPNGSFNLAPPASAFHEGFADTAGDSKQQRKTVAAKRSRRRAA; encoded by the coding sequence ATGAAGACTCACAAGTGGGAGGATATTGCCGAGAAGAGCTTCACGCCTGAAGAACGCGACCGTATTCGTGAGCAGGCGGTCGCGGAAGTTGAGCGCATGGGCTACGGCAAACTCCGCAAGGCGCAAAACCTGACACAGGTGGAGATTGCCGAGAGGCTCGGGATCTCTCAGCCGAGTGTTGCGGCACTGGAGCAGCGCTCGGACATGATGCTCAGCACACTCGCCAAGTACATCGAGGCGCTGGGCGGCCGGCTGGAAATTTCGGCCGTGTTCCCCAACGGAAGCTTCAACCTGGCGCCGCCGGCGAGCGCGTTCCATGAAGGCTTCGCGGACACGGCGGGGGATTCAAAACAGCAACGCAAGACTGTCGCGGCGAAGAGATCACGGCGCAGGGCTGCCTAG
- a CDS encoding HipA family kinase, with product MAVQAIRRMRGGAQSQLMLGADANLWVVKFQNNPQHRRVLANELIATRLAEAIGLTVPKGDVVEVSEWLVRNSPGMVVDLGRGVQELCAAGLQFGSQFVGGLMPGQVVDYLPEPQMEEVRNLAEFAGILALDKWTGNCNGRQAVFERRPRERKYRAVFIDQGFCFNAGEWSFPDSPLRGVFPRNQVYARVTGWSSFEPWLSRIEKFEAGKLWAIAEEVPPEWYGGDLSVIERLMEQMLARRSRVRELVESFRNSDREPFPNWGGATTVVVPRRFAVAGAAGNLVM from the coding sequence GTGGCGGTGCAGGCGATTCGCAGGATGCGCGGAGGGGCGCAGAGCCAGTTGATGCTGGGTGCGGACGCGAACCTGTGGGTGGTAAAGTTTCAGAACAACCCGCAGCATCGCAGGGTGCTGGCGAATGAACTGATTGCAACGCGGTTGGCGGAGGCGATCGGGCTGACGGTGCCGAAGGGCGATGTGGTCGAGGTGAGCGAGTGGCTGGTGCGCAACAGCCCGGGGATGGTGGTGGATCTCGGGCGCGGTGTGCAGGAGTTGTGCGCGGCGGGATTGCAATTTGGGAGCCAGTTCGTCGGCGGCCTGATGCCCGGGCAGGTGGTGGATTATCTGCCCGAGCCGCAGATGGAAGAGGTACGGAATCTCGCGGAGTTCGCTGGGATTCTTGCGCTGGATAAGTGGACGGGCAACTGCAACGGACGGCAGGCGGTCTTCGAGCGGAGGCCGCGCGAGCGAAAATATCGCGCGGTCTTCATCGACCAGGGATTCTGCTTCAATGCGGGCGAGTGGAGCTTTCCGGACTCGCCGCTGCGGGGAGTTTTTCCACGCAACCAGGTGTACGCGCGCGTGACGGGATGGTCGAGCTTCGAGCCGTGGCTGTCGCGCATAGAAAAGTTTGAGGCAGGCAAGCTGTGGGCGATTGCGGAGGAGGTTCCGCCGGAGTGGTACGGCGGCGATCTCAGCGTGATCGAGCGTCTGATGGAGCAGATGCTCGCGCGGCGAAGTAGAGTGCGCGAGTTGGTGGAGAGCTTTCGTAATTCGGATCGTGAGCCTTTCCCGAATTGGGGCGGCGCCACGACGGTTGTGGTGCCAAGGCGCTTTGCAGTTGCGGGAGCGGCTGGCAATCTGGTGATGTAG
- a CDS encoding type II toxin-antitoxin system RelE/ParE family toxin produces the protein MATEIIGTDEFRDWFWSLDEDAKKKVAFVIEILGIQGTALGSPYSSEIKGSKHGGMRELRTTSAGDFYRVLYIFDPKRNAVLLVGGVKTGKGNSWYTSAIRLADRLYDEYLMG, from the coding sequence ATGGCGACCGAGATCATCGGCACCGACGAATTTCGCGACTGGTTTTGGTCGCTCGACGAAGACGCGAAGAAGAAGGTCGCATTCGTTATTGAGATCCTGGGCATTCAGGGGACTGCGCTCGGCTCTCCGTACAGCAGCGAGATCAAGGGTTCGAAACACGGGGGAATGCGGGAACTGCGCACAACGTCTGCAGGTGACTTCTATCGCGTGCTGTATATCTTCGACCCAAAACGGAACGCGGTGCTCCTGGTTGGCGGCGTGAAAACTGGAAAGGGCAATAGCTGGTATACGAGCGCAATTCGGCTCGCAGACCGGTTGTACGACGAATACCTGATGGGCTGA
- a CDS encoding terminase, with the protein MAKRRLGDVEGLREVGRRIRNRRPKYLTEAPEKWLRIRTREGQLKRLVPNPAQRMFEERCGRQNIVLKARQMGITTWVSARFFLRTITTPGTLTLQVAHTREAAESIFATVRRMWEGLPRDLREGPLRLARANAGQMVFGEIDSEFRISSAAELNAGRGLSVQNLHCSEVSRWPGDAKMTLAGLRAALAPQGELVLESTPNGAYGAFYDEWCAGTDEANAEAGLVRHFFPWWMEPAYVGAAVALESMSAEESLLVGRHGLSAEQIGFRRGLERTYGLLRAQEFAEDSETCFRTSGACCFDIDTLDQRAREAPDPVERRRNSALQIWLKPQPGREYVVAVDSAGGGEDGDFAAVQVVEIATGLQCAELRERLRPEDLARVSVELAKEYGGARIAVERNNHGAAVLAYIETRESYSRVYRQNGEAGWLTSAASKPEMVARLGVLLRETPERFMSRRLLAECRTFVADERGRAAAAAGSHDDLVMAMAIAQAVRAELLERRGVVRAA; encoded by the coding sequence GTGGCGAAGAGACGGTTGGGCGATGTTGAAGGACTGAGGGAGGTGGGCCGCCGGATACGAAATCGGCGGCCCAAATATTTGACCGAGGCGCCGGAGAAGTGGCTGCGTATCCGCACACGCGAGGGGCAACTGAAGCGGCTGGTGCCGAATCCTGCGCAACGGATGTTCGAGGAGCGATGCGGGCGGCAGAACATTGTGCTGAAGGCGCGGCAGATGGGCATCACGACGTGGGTGTCGGCGCGGTTCTTTCTGCGCACGATCACGACGCCAGGCACACTGACGCTGCAGGTGGCGCATACGCGCGAGGCGGCGGAGTCGATCTTTGCGACGGTACGAAGGATGTGGGAAGGTCTGCCGAGGGATTTGCGCGAGGGACCGTTGCGGTTGGCGCGCGCGAATGCGGGGCAGATGGTGTTTGGGGAGATCGACAGCGAGTTTCGGATCTCGAGTGCGGCAGAGTTGAACGCGGGCCGCGGGCTGAGCGTGCAGAACCTGCATTGCAGCGAGGTAAGTCGATGGCCGGGTGATGCGAAGATGACGCTCGCGGGGTTGCGCGCGGCGCTGGCTCCGCAGGGAGAGCTGGTGTTGGAGAGCACGCCGAATGGAGCGTATGGTGCGTTTTATGACGAGTGGTGTGCCGGCACGGACGAGGCGAATGCTGAGGCTGGGCTGGTGCGGCACTTCTTCCCGTGGTGGATGGAGCCGGCGTATGTGGGTGCAGCGGTCGCGCTGGAGTCGATGAGTGCGGAGGAGTCCTTGTTGGTGGGGAGACATGGACTCAGCGCAGAGCAGATTGGCTTTCGGCGCGGACTGGAGCGGACGTATGGATTGCTGCGGGCGCAGGAGTTTGCCGAAGATTCGGAGACATGCTTCCGGACGAGCGGAGCATGTTGTTTTGATATCGATACATTGGACCAGCGTGCACGTGAGGCACCCGATCCTGTAGAGCGGCGGCGTAACAGCGCGCTGCAGATTTGGCTGAAGCCGCAGCCGGGGCGCGAGTATGTGGTTGCGGTTGATTCGGCAGGCGGCGGCGAGGATGGCGACTTTGCCGCCGTGCAGGTGGTGGAGATCGCGACGGGGTTGCAGTGCGCGGAGCTGCGCGAGCGGCTGCGTCCGGAGGACCTGGCGCGGGTTTCGGTGGAACTGGCAAAGGAGTATGGCGGGGCGCGGATTGCGGTCGAGCGCAACAATCATGGCGCGGCGGTGCTGGCGTATATCGAGACGCGCGAGTCGTATTCGCGGGTGTATCGCCAGAACGGCGAGGCGGGATGGTTGACTTCGGCTGCATCGAAGCCGGAGATGGTGGCGCGGCTTGGCGTGCTGTTGCGCGAGACGCCGGAGAGGTTCATGAGCCGTCGGTTGCTCGCCGAGTGCAGGACGTTTGTCGCGGATGAGCGTGGGCGCGCGGCGGCTGCGGCGGGGTCGCACGATGATCTGGTGATGGCGATGGCCATAGCGCAGGCAGTTCGTGCTGAGTTGCTGGAGCGACGAGGCGTGGTTCGCGCGGCGTAA
- the mltG gene encoding endolytic transglycosylase MltG, whose protein sequence is MRFAARLLKVLFLLILIAAAAVAFLFLVPYGPSTEQFVDIAPGTSTLEMGRQLKQAGILRTGYELDALRLTRGGSLKAGEYRFDHPAKPSEVYDRLHRGDVFTIALTIPEGYNIFDIAGAVQAAGLDSSASFLAAERRHTELINPWNPQATSLEGFLFPDTYKFNRHTTEVQMLGAMVKRFAEVATRLRIDPANAHRVVTMASLIEREVRVPAERPVVAGVFENRLQAGMPLQTDPSVIYASLLNGTWTGVIHQSELHSDSPYNTYTHAGLPPGPICNPGVASLQAALRPAQTDYMYFVANPDGSSKFAKELDEHNANVAQYRQQQSAPPQK, encoded by the coding sequence TTGCGATTCGCAGCCCGACTGCTGAAAGTTCTGTTCCTGCTCATCCTCATCGCCGCAGCCGCCGTCGCCTTCCTCTTCCTCGTCCCCTACGGCCCCTCGACCGAGCAATTCGTCGACATCGCCCCCGGCACCAGCACGCTCGAGATGGGCCGCCAGCTCAAACAGGCCGGCATCCTGCGCACCGGCTACGAGCTCGACGCACTCCGCCTCACCCGCGGCGGCAGCCTCAAAGCCGGCGAATACCGCTTCGACCACCCCGCCAAACCCTCTGAGGTCTACGATCGCCTCCACCGCGGCGACGTCTTCACCATCGCCCTCACCATCCCCGAGGGCTACAACATCTTCGACATCGCCGGCGCCGTACAGGCCGCCGGCCTCGACTCCAGCGCCAGCTTCCTCGCCGCCGAACGCCGCCACACCGAGCTCATCAACCCCTGGAATCCGCAGGCCACCTCCCTCGAAGGTTTCCTCTTCCCCGACACCTACAAATTCAACCGCCACACCACTGAGGTCCAGATGCTCGGCGCCATGGTCAAGCGCTTCGCCGAGGTCGCCACCCGCCTCCGCATCGACCCCGCCAACGCCCACCGCGTCGTCACCATGGCCTCACTCATCGAGCGCGAGGTCCGCGTCCCCGCCGAGCGGCCCGTCGTCGCCGGCGTCTTCGAAAACCGCCTCCAGGCCGGCATGCCCCTCCAGACCGATCCCTCCGTCATCTACGCCTCGCTCCTCAACGGCACCTGGACCGGCGTCATTCACCAGAGCGAGCTCCACTCCGACTCCCCCTACAACACCTACACCCACGCCGGCCTTCCGCCCGGCCCCATCTGCAACCCCGGCGTCGCCTCCCTCCAGGCCGCCCTTCGCCCCGCCCAGACCGACTACATGTACTTCGTCGCCAACCCTGACGGCTCCTCCAAATTCGCCAAAGAGCTCGACGAGCACAACGCCAACGTCGCCCAGTACCGCCAGCAACAGTCAGCACCGCCGCAAAAGTGA
- a CDS encoding Gfo/Idh/MocA family oxidoreductase has translation MQTPRVAVIGAGAFGRNHLRVYRDLEAADPGTLRLTALVEPDPSRRSELASKYDIAGYASLDEALQTNAAPPFDAASVCAPTIHHASVAERLLEAGVDVLIEKPFAASIEEADRVLALAERNCRILQIGHLERFNPAVTAAAERITRPMFFEAHRLSIFTPRSLDVDVVLDLMIHDLDVVLSLTNSAVREVRAVGLPVLSPKVDIANVRVEFESGCVANFTASRVSTEQVRKLRLFQPHEYLSLDFARQELLTIKVDPSLLAQLTAGGAAMHAAEGSHPSRGLSLEKLDPQHAEPLRLELEDFISSVRYRTTPRVTGEAGRAALALALEINQQIAGHAKRAGLV, from the coding sequence TTGCAAACACCTCGTGTCGCAGTCATCGGCGCCGGTGCCTTCGGGCGCAACCATCTCCGCGTCTACCGCGACCTTGAAGCCGCAGACCCCGGAACGCTCCGGCTCACCGCTCTGGTCGAGCCGGATCCATCCCGCCGTTCCGAACTCGCCTCGAAGTACGACATCGCGGGCTACGCCTCGCTCGATGAAGCCCTGCAGACGAACGCGGCGCCCCCCTTTGACGCCGCGTCCGTCTGCGCCCCCACAATCCATCACGCCTCTGTTGCAGAACGCCTTCTCGAGGCCGGTGTCGACGTCCTCATCGAGAAGCCGTTCGCCGCCTCGATCGAAGAGGCCGACCGCGTCCTTGCGCTCGCCGAGCGCAACTGCCGCATCCTCCAGATCGGCCACCTCGAGCGCTTCAACCCCGCCGTCACCGCAGCCGCGGAGCGCATCACGCGCCCCATGTTCTTCGAGGCTCATCGCCTCTCCATCTTCACGCCGCGCTCTCTCGACGTCGATGTCGTACTGGACCTCATGATTCACGACCTCGACGTCGTTCTCTCACTGACCAACTCCGCCGTGCGCGAGGTCCGGGCTGTTGGCCTACCGGTGCTCTCGCCCAAGGTCGACATCGCCAATGTGCGCGTCGAGTTTGAATCCGGCTGCGTGGCGAACTTTACCGCCAGCCGCGTCTCCACCGAACAGGTTCGCAAACTGCGGCTGTTTCAGCCGCACGAGTATCTTTCGCTCGACTTCGCCCGCCAGGAGCTCCTGACCATCAAGGTCGATCCCTCGCTGCTCGCACAGCTCACCGCGGGCGGAGCTGCAATGCACGCGGCAGAAGGATCACATCCCTCGCGCGGGCTCTCGCTCGAGAAGCTGGACCCGCAACATGCGGAGCCGCTGCGGCTCGAGCTCGAAGATTTCATTTCCTCTGTTCGTTACCGCACCACGCCGCGCGTTACCGGCGAAGCCGGCCGGGCGGCGCTTGCGCTCGCACTGGAGATCAATCAGCAGATCGCCGGCCACGCAAAGCGCGCCGGGCTCGTTTGA